One Halovivax ruber XH-70 genomic region harbors:
- a CDS encoding HdeD family acid-resistance protein: MSTITPGTEESIETNWRPLAIAGGLIAVLGLIAAALPFGTGIALAYVLGAALLVGGVVHAGHAFTTDGWAGSLWQAALAGVTIVAGLLILANPLIGLASLTLLAIAYLLVDGLTEVVASLRMGSGSGRGWVAASGVLSLVLAGLLWAGFPVDAVWVVGVLVGASLFVTGVSMIAVAYGTRRMERHVPEPGEKSRGV; encoded by the coding sequence ATGAGCACCATCACACCAGGCACCGAAGAATCGATCGAGACGAACTGGCGCCCGCTCGCGATTGCGGGCGGACTGATCGCCGTACTGGGACTGATCGCGGCCGCGCTCCCGTTCGGTACCGGCATCGCGCTCGCGTACGTCCTTGGCGCCGCGCTCCTCGTCGGCGGCGTCGTTCACGCCGGACACGCGTTCACGACCGACGGGTGGGCAGGGTCGCTCTGGCAAGCGGCACTCGCCGGGGTCACGATCGTCGCCGGCCTCCTCATCCTGGCCAACCCGCTGATCGGTCTCGCGAGCTTGACGCTGCTGGCTATCGCCTACCTACTGGTCGACGGACTGACCGAGGTCGTGGCGAGCCTCCGCATGGGAAGCGGCTCGGGCCGTGGCTGGGTCGCGGCCAGCGGCGTACTCTCGCTCGTCCTGGCCGGACTCCTGTGGGCAGGGTTCCCCGTCGACGCTGTCTGGGTCGTCGGCGTGCTTGTGGGCGCGAGCCTGTTCGTGACCGGGGTCTCGATGATCGCCGTCGCGTACGGTACCCGCAGGATGGAGAGACACGTCCCAGAGCCGGGAGAGAAATCTCGCGGCGTGTGA
- a CDS encoding DUF7344 domain-containing protein: protein MEWHRFETTLARQQFAGDESIPSDVFDILSSEDARYTVYALAHDPDQTLSQLADFVVGFTAMRSGTITTPADHENVRIRLHHAVLPKLDAAGYVTYDRSSRTIEAAPRHDTVNAALGLAR from the coding sequence ATGGAATGGCACCGGTTCGAAACGACGCTCGCGAGGCAACAATTCGCCGGAGACGAGTCGATTCCGAGTGACGTGTTCGACATTCTCTCCAGCGAAGATGCCCGGTACACCGTTTACGCGCTCGCACACGACCCGGACCAGACACTCTCACAGCTCGCGGACTTCGTCGTCGGGTTCACCGCGATGCGTTCAGGAACGATCACGACACCCGCGGATCACGAAAACGTCCGCATTCGCCTTCACCACGCCGTGTTACCCAAACTTGACGCGGCCGGGTACGTCACCTACGATCGGTCGAGCCGGACGATCGAGGCTGCACCCCGTCACGATACGGTGAACGCGGCGCTTGGACTCGCGAGGTGA
- a CDS encoding dienelactone hydrolase family protein: MDDSNPSTTGSDSFRTIDVGDVELEGDLRVPEGASGLVLFAHGSGSSRHSPRNNFVAERLRDRGVGTLLFDLLTEAEDRDPDARFDIDLLTERLVGATEWVRERSDVGDLAVGYFGSSTGAAAALRAAARPETDVGAVVSRGGRVDMAEAVLGDVTAATLFVVGGADHPVREWNEAAFEQLGGDRSLEVVPGAGHLFEGEGQLETVADHAADWFAEHLA, from the coding sequence ATGGACGACTCGAATCCGTCGACGACCGGTTCGGACTCGTTCCGGACGATCGACGTCGGCGACGTCGAACTGGAGGGCGACCTCCGTGTGCCCGAGGGGGCGAGCGGCCTCGTGCTGTTCGCCCACGGCAGCGGCAGCAGTCGGCACAGCCCGCGGAACAACTTCGTCGCCGAGCGCCTGCGCGATCGCGGCGTCGGCACGCTCCTGTTCGACCTGCTGACGGAGGCGGAGGATCGCGACCCCGACGCGCGGTTCGACATCGACCTCCTCACGGAACGGCTGGTCGGCGCGACCGAGTGGGTTCGCGAGCGCTCGGACGTCGGCGACCTCGCCGTCGGCTACTTCGGGTCGAGCACCGGGGCGGCGGCCGCTCTCCGTGCGGCGGCCCGGCCGGAGACGGACGTCGGCGCCGTCGTCTCGCGCGGCGGTCGCGTCGACATGGCCGAGGCCGTCCTCGGGGACGTCACGGCGGCGACGCTGTTCGTTGTCGGCGGGGCCGACCACCCCGTCCGCGAGTGGAACGAGGCGGCCTTCGAGCAACTCGGCGGCGACCGCTCACTCGAGGTCGTCCCCGGCGCGGGACACCTCTTCGAGGGGGAAGGGCAACTCGAGACGGTCGCAGACCACGCCGCCGACTGGTTCGCCGAGCACCTCGCCTGA
- a CDS encoding DUF7557 family protein, whose product MPTTIELDDDLTARIEGHLEEDETIEEFLTELVAIYEQEGRFLQEGA is encoded by the coding sequence ATGCCCACGACGATCGAACTCGACGACGACCTCACCGCGCGGATCGAGGGTCACTTAGAGGAGGACGAGACGATCGAGGAGTTCCTCACAGAACTGGTGGCGATCTACGAGCAGGAGGGGCGATTCCTTCAGGAGGGAGCGTGA
- a CDS encoding DUF7551 domain-containing protein, protein MVGTTLVELRQYIESLASEAGDFSLVCCRTGDRPVPAVGHRFDSRAIARRAARATDCYRSALRRYDPRLPYYDIIVCQGPLVDSPQPAQSDAIVAEADSDTGAWSLSEPVINRTHSGIDHRALAEFCHRVAGTVFEALSDSGFDSVETAVMDEYVRLAETVVDPDELCLRLLESMATELDERLSAEETRTVLACAATRLPEPETTGDPLRCTFDSLRECGLFGRYVRSLGTADAGTRTRSVVVRIAEYALSPRRGVLPTLPIALELYRHGGESVPSSIRVQPVDDDWEFTFELRTAGVDVDDSGGLLSAPISR, encoded by the coding sequence GTGGTTGGAACGACGCTCGTCGAGTTGCGGCAGTACATCGAGTCGCTCGCGAGCGAGGCTGGTGACTTTTCACTCGTCTGTTGCCGAACTGGCGACCGACCGGTCCCGGCGGTCGGTCATCGGTTCGACAGTCGAGCGATCGCCCGACGGGCGGCGCGTGCAACCGACTGCTACCGATCGGCGCTTCGACGGTACGATCCGCGGCTTCCGTACTACGATATTATCGTCTGTCAGGGTCCGTTGGTCGACTCGCCACAGCCGGCACAGTCGGACGCCATCGTCGCTGAAGCGGACTCGGACACCGGGGCGTGGTCGCTTTCGGAACCGGTGATCAATCGCACCCACTCGGGGATCGACCACCGGGCCCTCGCGGAGTTCTGTCATCGGGTTGCAGGGACCGTGTTCGAGGCGCTCAGCGACAGCGGGTTCGATTCCGTCGAGACGGCCGTCATGGATGAGTACGTTCGACTCGCCGAGACCGTCGTCGATCCGGACGAGCTGTGCCTCCGCTTGCTCGAGAGTATGGCGACCGAACTCGACGAGCGGCTGTCGGCCGAGGAAACGCGGACCGTACTCGCGTGCGCTGCGACTCGATTACCGGAACCCGAGACGACCGGTGATCCACTGCGGTGTACGTTCGACTCGTTGCGCGAGTGCGGGCTGTTCGGTCGGTACGTTCGGTCACTCGGGACAGCCGATGCCGGTACCCGGACGCGATCGGTCGTCGTCCGAATCGCCGAGTACGCCCTCTCACCACGGCGTGGTGTCCTTCCAACGCTTCCGATCGCCCTCGAACTGTATCGCCACGGTGGAGAGTCGGTCCCTTCGTCGATCCGTGTACAGCCAGTCGACGACGACTGGGAGTTCACGTTCGAGTTGCGGACGGCTGGAGTGGACGTGGACGATTCGGGTGGTCTTCTCAGTGCGCCGATCTCTCGCTGA
- a CDS encoding FecCD family ABC transporter permease — translation MAAARSVGERDTMPDRDGWLTRTLVTFCLASAAVTLVAGYVQTTYGDYPMTRLEVLSAVFDPAIWFDVDVWQAFLLGSELPAHMDDVGTLVVWDQRVPRVLVGIITGATLAVSGAIFQAVTRNELASPFVLGVSSGAGFAVLATLIVFSGLATLLPLFATIGGAVAFLTVYAIAWKGGTSPVRLVLAGVIVNMVFQSLQQGLFFFADDLGVVQTAVSWLTGSLTATGWEEVRIALIPGIVAIALALAGARQLNVLVLGERTAQSLGMNVERTRFLLSVVAIVAASVAIAVAGIVSFFGLVVPHIVRNTVGGDYRRVILGCVFAGPALMVVADVGARLALSGTQLPVGVVTGVVGGPYFLYLMRRNQSMGEL, via the coding sequence ATGGCAGCGGCACGGTCGGTCGGGGAACGCGACACGATGCCTGACCGCGACGGCTGGCTGACGCGCACACTCGTCACGTTCTGTCTGGCGAGTGCGGCAGTCACGCTGGTAGCCGGATACGTCCAGACGACGTACGGCGACTATCCGATGACTCGCCTCGAAGTGTTGTCGGCGGTGTTCGATCCGGCCATCTGGTTCGACGTCGACGTCTGGCAGGCGTTTCTGTTGGGATCCGAGCTTCCAGCTCACATGGACGACGTCGGCACCCTGGTCGTCTGGGATCAGCGGGTACCGCGCGTCCTCGTCGGGATCATCACCGGTGCGACGCTCGCAGTTTCCGGGGCGATCTTCCAGGCGGTGACGCGCAACGAACTGGCGAGTCCGTTCGTCCTGGGTGTGAGCTCGGGTGCCGGGTTCGCCGTCCTCGCGACGCTGATCGTCTTCAGCGGGCTGGCGACCTTGCTCCCACTGTTCGCGACGATCGGCGGGGCCGTCGCCTTCCTGACGGTCTACGCGATCGCCTGGAAGGGCGGTACCAGTCCCGTCCGGCTCGTCCTGGCCGGCGTGATCGTCAACATGGTCTTTCAGTCGCTTCAGCAGGGGCTGTTCTTCTTCGCCGACGACCTTGGCGTCGTCCAGACGGCGGTCTCGTGGCTGACTGGCTCGCTCACGGCGACCGGCTGGGAGGAAGTCAGGATCGCGTTGATTCCTGGGATCGTGGCGATCGCACTCGCCCTCGCGGGTGCGCGCCAGCTCAACGTGCTGGTGCTCGGCGAGCGAACTGCGCAGTCGCTTGGCATGAACGTCGAACGGACGCGATTTCTGCTGTCGGTGGTCGCGATCGTGGCGGCGAGTGTCGCCATCGCCGTCGCAGGTATCGTCAGCTTCTTCGGCCTCGTCGTTCCCCACATCGTCCGAAACACGGTCGGGGGCGACTACCGCCGCGTGATCCTCGGATGTGTCTTCGCGGGCCCAGCGCTGATGGTCGTCGCCGACGTCGGCGCGCGACTCGCCCTGTCCGGCACGCAACTCCCGGTCGGCGTCGTCACGGGCGTCGTCGGCGGGCCGTACTTCCTCTACCTGATGCGCCGGAACCAGTCGATGGGTGAACTCTGA
- a CDS encoding carboxymuconolactone decarboxylase family protein produces the protein MATNTTPYGETRADIEESLGFVPGFLDGLPEQALVNEWPTMKRFLFGESAIDPKVREFVGLAVAAAIGCEYCRHFHKGVAQLHGASEAELSELAFLASYTPRYSAMIQAQDYDVDTFYEEAEQIATHVQAGAAAGD, from the coding sequence ATGGCGACCAACACGACACCGTACGGCGAGACGAGAGCGGATATCGAGGAATCGTTGGGATTCGTTCCCGGCTTCCTCGACGGACTTCCGGAGCAGGCGCTCGTAAACGAGTGGCCGACGATGAAGCGATTCCTCTTCGGCGAGAGTGCGATCGACCCGAAGGTCCGCGAGTTCGTCGGGCTCGCGGTCGCCGCCGCGATCGGCTGCGAGTACTGCAGACACTTCCACAAGGGCGTCGCACAGCTCCACGGCGCCTCCGAGGCGGAACTATCGGAACTCGCGTTCCTCGCGAGCTACACGCCGCGATACAGCGCGATGATCCAGGCGCAAGATTACGACGTCGACACGTTCTACGAGGAGGCCGAACAGATCGCGACCCACGTCCAGGCCGGCGCGGCCGCGGGTGACTAA
- a CDS encoding ABC transporter ATP-binding protein produces MTGTDSDVVDPDEASIGLTDEDGVAVQSALVGDDLDLRYPTSDESVVECARLDVPEGAITALVGPNGSGKSTLLKALSAHLEPVAGSVRIHGEDLDSFGGKELARELGVLSQENDSVGSISVEDLVYHGRYPYRGFFEGVSAADHEAVDRAFELAGIDHLRETELGQLSGGQKQLAWIAMVLAQETDVLLLDEPTTFLDVHHQFRVLETIRQLNEQQGVTVAVILHDISQAARFADYLIAMCDGELYDWGPPEEVVTESLLADVFGVEATVRTEPDLQVLPRRALPER; encoded by the coding sequence ATGACAGGAACTGACTCCGACGTGGTCGACCCGGACGAGGCATCGATCGGGCTCACCGACGAGGACGGCGTCGCCGTCCAGAGCGCACTCGTCGGCGACGATCTCGACCTTCGATACCCGACGAGCGACGAATCGGTCGTCGAGTGTGCCCGTCTCGACGTACCCGAGGGGGCGATCACCGCGCTGGTCGGCCCGAACGGGAGCGGCAAGTCGACGCTGCTGAAGGCGCTCTCCGCCCATCTCGAACCGGTGGCCGGGTCTGTCAGGATCCACGGCGAGGACCTCGACTCGTTCGGTGGCAAGGAACTGGCCCGCGAACTCGGTGTCCTCTCCCAGGAGAATGACTCGGTCGGCTCCATCTCGGTCGAGGACCTCGTCTACCACGGTCGGTATCCGTACCGCGGGTTCTTCGAGGGTGTGAGTGCGGCCGACCACGAGGCGGTCGACCGGGCGTTCGAACTCGCTGGGATCGACCACCTCCGGGAGACGGAACTGGGCCAACTGAGCGGCGGCCAGAAACAACTGGCCTGGATCGCGATGGTCCTCGCCCAGGAGACCGACGTCCTCCTGCTCGACGAGCCGACCACGTTCCTGGACGTCCACCACCAGTTTCGCGTCCTCGAAACGATTCGCCAGCTGAACGAACAGCAGGGCGTCACCGTCGCCGTCATCCTCCACGACATCTCGCAGGCGGCCCGCTTCGCCGACTACCTGATCGCGATGTGCGACGGCGAACTGTACGACTGGGGCCCGCCAGAAGAGGTCGTCACCGAGTCGCTACTCGCCGACGTCTTCGGCGTCGAAGCGACGGTCAGAACGGAGCCCGACCTGCAGGTGTTGCCGAGACGGGCGCTGCCAGAGCGGTAA
- a CDS encoding PD-(D/E)XK nuclease domain-containing protein, which produces MRQYISSIDYTSNPDPNQSIVVEVAIEDIGDGVYLRFKKTVAVLKGSSQEPKEISSKTLEMDNINYDDFEGLVEVLFEFLESKSKPIFSKELTSFDGTFSEKEKVSTSFQSEREQSSNYGFESLGMTIGEFYFDFWPSEGRDWKFRIPPSDKISEGQMENHNNLIELYYTFVDFLKTEYSQEVDWADQDDPTAIQRSAVDKVEFLFERFDQIATPLQNRSRERDPVSMQDEYDVQYLLHGLLKLYFDDVRAEEYFKRHAGKNPRIDFLLEEYGIGIEVKRPSENRTMESIRIALAEDKELYRKDSSCEKLLIFIYDPERRIENAPEFKMSLSEEDSNLETRVTIVQ; this is translated from the coding sequence ATGCGCCAGTACATTTCTTCAATCGATTATACGTCTAATCCTGACCCTAATCAGTCAATAGTCGTGGAGGTCGCAATAGAAGATATAGGTGACGGGGTTTACTTGCGCTTCAAAAAGACAGTAGCTGTTTTGAAAGGAAGTAGCCAAGAACCAAAGGAAATATCTTCTAAAACCCTCGAAATGGACAATATAAACTATGATGATTTTGAGGGGCTTGTGGAGGTACTATTTGAGTTCCTTGAATCTAAATCAAAGCCGATTTTTTCAAAGGAACTTACTTCCTTCGACGGAACCTTCTCTGAGAAGGAGAAAGTGAGCACATCATTTCAATCAGAAAGAGAACAATCCTCGAATTATGGTTTTGAATCTCTTGGAATGACCATTGGAGAATTTTATTTTGATTTTTGGCCGTCAGAAGGTAGGGATTGGAAATTTAGAATTCCACCATCTGACAAAATTTCGGAAGGCCAAATGGAGAATCACAACAATCTCATTGAACTATACTACACCTTTGTAGATTTCCTTAAAACTGAATATTCCCAAGAAGTCGATTGGGCAGACCAAGATGATCCTACAGCAATTCAGCGCTCAGCAGTGGATAAAGTGGAATTTCTTTTTGAGAGATTTGACCAAATTGCAACACCACTACAAAACCGGAGTCGAGAAAGGGATCCAGTCTCAATGCAGGATGAATACGATGTTCAATACTTACTACATGGCCTTCTGAAGCTATACTTCGATGATGTTAGGGCCGAAGAGTACTTCAAACGGCATGCGGGAAAGAATCCCCGTATTGATTTCCTCCTAGAGGAGTACGGTATTGGAATTGAGGTTAAGCGGCCCTCTGAAAATAGGACAATGGAGTCGATACGGATAGCCTTGGCTGAAGATAAAGAGTTGTATCGAAAGGACTCCAGCTGTGAGAAGCTATTAATATTCATATACGATCCAGAAAGGAGGATCGAAAATGCCCCGGAATTCAAAATGAGTCTTAGCGAAGAGGATTCTAATTTGGAGACCAGAGTAACAATAGTCCAGTAG
- a CDS encoding DUF1059 domain-containing protein, producing MAQVHKLDCESAVNDCHFVVQSEDEDEALELARNHMKTVHGSEYSDDELRSEYLQTA from the coding sequence ATGGCACAAGTACACAAACTCGACTGCGAATCAGCGGTCAACGACTGCCACTTCGTCGTCCAATCGGAAGACGAGGACGAGGCGCTGGAACTGGCACGAAACCACATGAAAACGGTCCACGGATCGGAGTACTCGGACGACGAACTTCGCTCGGAGTACTTACAGACGGCCTGA
- a CDS encoding sulfite exporter TauE/SafE family protein has protein sequence MTRDDGGPADEDDGREAGDDSATDRDEPDPDTDDYLLDESGASTDERDVDDGSANGVTGGFGERAAELGVSREQLGERATELGVTPEELGVETYEPDTGPRAEELPSDEPPRRIGVEAEALDRTRTPAERLRLPRATLVRLTVLVTVYVAVLAVLVAPGGPFAFPIVPVVVVVAFVFETTDSAAGMGFGTGLAPLLFVLGYDPLQIVPVLLVSETVTGLVAGLVHNDLENVTLSVRPLSEETKLLGLLVVTGSAAVVASVVLAHDAIGLSRDTIRTYVSILVLVMGATGLARAKLRTRIEYRPARLAAFALLAGTNKGIGGGGYGPVVTLGQILSGVYEKSAVAITTLAEGIVSFVGVVAFFVLLYRGTDVDLILLPSIFAGGFLAAIVGPYLVRVVPNTVWRYVIPLYAFGIGILGLAFGLGV, from the coding sequence GTGACCCGAGACGACGGCGGCCCGGCGGACGAAGACGACGGGAGGGAGGCGGGAGACGATTCCGCGACGGACAGGGACGAACCCGACCCGGATACCGACGACTATCTCCTCGACGAGTCCGGTGCGAGCACCGACGAGCGCGACGTGGACGACGGCTCTGCGAACGGCGTGACCGGCGGGTTCGGCGAACGGGCGGCCGAACTGGGCGTCTCGCGGGAGCAACTGGGTGAGCGAGCGACCGAGTTGGGCGTCACCCCCGAGGAGCTCGGCGTCGAGACGTACGAACCGGACACGGGGCCCCGCGCCGAAGAGCTTCCCTCGGACGAACCGCCTCGGCGGATCGGCGTGGAGGCCGAGGCGCTGGACCGGACCCGAACGCCGGCGGAGCGGCTCCGCCTGCCGCGGGCCACTCTGGTTCGCCTCACGGTCCTCGTCACCGTCTACGTGGCCGTTCTCGCCGTCCTCGTTGCGCCCGGCGGCCCGTTCGCCTTTCCGATCGTGCCGGTCGTCGTGGTCGTCGCCTTCGTCTTCGAGACGACCGATTCCGCGGCGGGGATGGGATTCGGGACGGGCCTGGCGCCGTTGTTGTTCGTCCTCGGGTACGACCCGTTGCAGATCGTGCCTGTGCTACTGGTTTCCGAGACGGTCACGGGCCTCGTCGCCGGTCTCGTTCACAACGACCTCGAAAACGTGACCCTCTCCGTGCGTCCGCTCTCCGAGGAGACGAAGCTGCTCGGGCTGCTCGTCGTTACCGGGTCGGCCGCCGTCGTGGCGTCGGTCGTCCTGGCCCACGACGCGATCGGGCTCTCGAGGGACACGATTCGGACCTACGTCTCGATCCTCGTTTTGGTCATGGGTGCGACCGGCCTGGCCAGAGCGAAATTGCGGACGCGCATCGAGTACCGCCCTGCCAGGCTCGCGGCGTTCGCGCTACTCGCCGGGACGAACAAGGGCATTGGTGGGGGCGGTTACGGTCCCGTCGTCACGCTCGGCCAGATCCTCTCCGGTGTATACGAGAAGAGCGCCGTCGCCATCACCACGCTCGCGGAGGGTATCGTTTCGTTCGTCGGCGTCGTCGCGTTCTTCGTTCTGCTGTACCGTGGCACCGACGTCGATCTGATCCTGCTGCCGTCGATCTTTGCCGGTGGATTCCTTGCGGCGATCGTCGGTCCCTACCTCGTCCGCGTCGTTCCGAACACCGTCTGGCGCTACGTGATCCCGTTGTACGCGTTCGGAATCGGGATCCTGGGGCTGGCGTTCGGTCTGGGGGTTTGA
- a CDS encoding SOUL family heme-binding protein, giving the protein MRSLSKAALVGAAALTGWIAWGVYTTRSTEAIPYARRRSVDGLEIRTYPQTVRVETTASNQREAFRRLYRYITGANEGSSTLSMTRPVESRRGDSIAMTAPVRTETREGAEMQTHGPSPPGDDKVRLSFYLPPSIDPESAPKPTDLAVSLAIDQPRTVAVKRFSWYTPAWRVDSLGRTLLRAVERAGYEPVDAPFLLRYDDPWTPPFMRRNEVAVEVDASP; this is encoded by the coding sequence ATGCGATCGCTTTCGAAAGCCGCTCTCGTTGGTGCCGCCGCGCTCACCGGCTGGATCGCCTGGGGCGTCTACACCACCCGGTCGACCGAGGCGATCCCGTACGCACGCCGGCGATCCGTGGACGGACTGGAGATCCGAACTTATCCGCAAACGGTTCGTGTCGAGACGACGGCGTCGAACCAGCGGGAGGCGTTCCGTCGACTCTACCGGTACATAACTGGGGCGAACGAGGGTTCCTCGACGCTTTCGATGACCCGCCCCGTCGAATCCCGGCGCGGCGATTCGATTGCGATGACTGCGCCCGTTCGAACGGAGACGAGGGAGGGCGCCGAGATGCAGACGCACGGACCGTCCCCGCCTGGCGACGACAAGGTGCGACTGTCGTTTTACCTTCCCCCGTCGATCGACCCGGAGTCGGCGCCGAAACCAACCGATCTTGCCGTCTCGCTCGCGATCGACCAGCCGAGGACGGTTGCCGTGAAACGGTTCTCCTGGTACACACCGGCCTGGCGTGTCGATAGTCTGGGACGAACGCTGTTGCGAGCGGTCGAACGAGCAGGTTACGAACCCGTCGACGCCCCGTTCCTGTTGCGCTACGACGATCCGTGGACCCCGCCGTTCATGCGTCGTAACGAAGTCGCGGTCGAGGTCGACGCGAGTCCGTGA
- a CDS encoding thiolase family protein encodes MQDAYIVDAVRTPFGKRGGSFRDFHAQDLAATPLEALEDRNDFSQSGYPEDVVYGCVTPIGEQGMNVGRLAPLVAGWGEEIPGVQLNRMCGSGQQAINFAAGQIRGGLADVLVAGGVEHMTRVPMGADSAADADTYAAETGVTETYFEHVDELTTQGEGAERIAEQWDCTRDELDGLAVDSQRRWGQADEAGHYDEQLIAVEVTVDGEERIVERDEHPRPETDRETLGELPLAFREEGEGVVHAGNASGIVDGAAATLIASGEACERYGWDPLARIVDTQVVGVDPITMLTGPIPATAELLERNDLTVDDIDRFEVNEAFASVVAAWLDETGADWERTNVWGGAIAHGHPLGATGAALVGKLPYQLEACDGRYGLSTMCIGFGQGIATLIERV; translated from the coding sequence ATGCAAGACGCCTACATCGTCGACGCCGTTCGCACCCCCTTCGGTAAGCGGGGCGGATCGTTTCGAGACTTCCACGCCCAGGATCTCGCGGCGACGCCGCTCGAAGCCCTCGAGGATCGAAACGACTTCTCCCAGAGCGGGTACCCCGAGGACGTCGTCTACGGCTGCGTGACGCCGATCGGCGAGCAGGGGATGAACGTTGGTCGGCTAGCCCCACTCGTTGCCGGGTGGGGCGAGGAGATCCCCGGCGTCCAGCTGAATCGGATGTGTGGCTCCGGCCAGCAGGCGATCAACTTCGCCGCGGGCCAGATTCGCGGCGGATTGGCCGACGTCCTCGTCGCCGGCGGCGTCGAACACATGACTCGCGTTCCGATGGGGGCCGATTCGGCGGCCGACGCGGACACCTACGCCGCCGAGACGGGCGTGACGGAGACGTACTTCGAGCACGTCGACGAACTAACGACGCAGGGCGAGGGAGCCGAACGCATCGCCGAGCAGTGGGACTGTACACGCGACGAACTCGACGGGCTCGCCGTCGACTCCCAGCGCCGATGGGGCCAGGCGGACGAGGCGGGCCACTACGACGAGCAGCTGATTGCAGTCGAGGTCACGGTCGACGGCGAGGAGCGCATCGTCGAACGCGACGAACACCCGCGCCCGGAGACCGACCGCGAGACGCTGGGCGAGCTCCCACTGGCCTTCCGCGAGGAGGGCGAAGGCGTCGTCCACGCCGGCAACGCCTCCGGGATCGTCGACGGCGCTGCGGCTACGCTGATCGCCTCCGGTGAGGCCTGCGAGCGCTACGGCTGGGACCCCCTCGCGCGCATCGTCGACACGCAGGTCGTCGGCGTCGATCCGATCACCATGCTCACGGGGCCGATCCCGGCGACGGCAGAACTCCTCGAACGCAACGATCTCACCGTCGACGACATCGACCGCTTCGAGGTCAACGAGGCCTTCGCCTCCGTCGTCGCCGCGTGGCTCGACGAGACGGGCGCCGACTGGGAGCGGACGAACGTCTGGGGCGGCGCCATCGCCCACGGCCACCCGCTCGGCGCGACCGGGGCGGCGCTGGTCGGCAAGCTTCCCTACCAGCTCGAGGCCTGCGACGGTCGGTACGGACTCTCGACGATGTGCATCGGCTTCGGACAGGGCATCGCGACGCTGATCGAACGGGTGTAG
- a CDS encoding SPW repeat domain-containing protein, producing MGDTDTLRADGGAERAGGDTGYGGDAERNVLNTDVLQWVSALAAIVGLWLVASPFLYEATDAAYWNNTLVGTGIFALAGYNFYRLSKDHLASVGVASLAILLGLWAVVSPYLIDMGSSVLSTSTIVSGLAVAALSAYSAYANSRADVPDRAGARV from the coding sequence ATGGGAGACACTGACACGCTACGGGCGGACGGCGGCGCGGAGCGAGCGGGTGGCGACACGGGATACGGTGGCGACGCGGAACGCAACGTCCTCAACACGGACGTACTGCAGTGGGTGAGCGCGCTCGCCGCGATCGTGGGCCTGTGGCTCGTCGCCTCGCCCTTCCTGTACGAGGCGACGGATGCGGCGTACTGGAACAACACCCTCGTCGGAACCGGTATCTTCGCGCTCGCGGGGTACAACTTCTACCGCCTCTCGAAAGACCACCTGGCGAGCGTCGGCGTGGCATCGCTGGCCATCCTGCTCGGCCTGTGGGCGGTCGTCTCGCCGTACCTGATCGACATGGGTAGCTCGGTACTCTCGACGAGTACGATCGTCTCCGGTCTCGCTGTCGCGGCGCTTTCGGCCTACAGCGCCTACGCGAACAGCCGGGCCGACGTGCCCGACAGAGCGGGCGCGCGGGTCTGA